Part of the Candidatus Methanogranum gryphiswaldense genome, ATGACAACGTTGTACCGTGAAGCACCTTAAGATGGGGCGCGATCATTCCGCTACCCTTTGAAATGGCAGATATGTAGACCAATGTACCGTCGCCTAGACGTACGCGGGCCGATGCTTCCTTCTTTATCGTATCAGTGGTCATTATTGCTTCTGTGATCAGACTGTCCGCCTCGCGGCCCTCGTCAAGCTCATGGCAGGCACGGCTGATACCATAACGGATCTTGTGCATGTCCATGAAACGTCCGATGAGACCTGTGGACATTATGCCGACCTGTTTCTGGTCGATATTCAACTCTGCGGCGACCGCCTTCTGCATTGACATCGCATCCTCTATTCCGCGGCGTCCGGTGAGGGCATTCGCATTACCGCTGTTTATGACAACAGCGGATAATATTGGTGAGTTGTCACTCATCATCACCTGTACTGGTGCAGCTTTGACTTGATTCGATGTATATGCAGCGAAAGCTGTAGCCGGTACTTCCGAATACAGCAAACCCATGTCCAACGCACGGTATTTTACACCGCTGTGAACTCCGGCCGCTTTAAATCCCTGGGGAGTCGTTATTCCTCCGTCGATAAATTCTACCATTTCATACCCCCAATCCTGGAAGGTTGAGACCCGAGGTCTCTTTCAGCCCTAGCATGAGATTCATGCATTGGACCGCTTGCCCTGAAGCACCCTTGACAAGATTGTCAATGACACCAAAGACCACTACCTTGTCCCCGATGACCTTTGAGGCCACATGGGCATGGTTGGAACCGACCACCGCGCGGATGGATGGCTCCTCTACATAATGTACGAAGGGTTCTCCGTCGTACTGTTTCTTAAATATCTCTCCGACCTGGGCATCGTCCAGGTCCGTGTTGAGTTTGAAATAACATGATGATAGGATGCCACGCACGATCGGGATCAGCTGAGGCACGAACATCACGTTCACATGGGACCCCGAGAACATATCAACCGCCATCTCTATCTCTGGAGTGTGACGGTGGGTCCCCACGCTATACGGTATTATTGACTCGCCGCACGTTGGATGGTGCAAGCGAGGCGATGGCACCATTCCCGCTCCCGAAGTTCCACTTTTGGCATCGATGATTATATCCTGTTCCACGAACCCAGACTTCATAAGGGGAGCACAGGCTAATATTGCGGATGTCGCATAACATCCTGGATTGGCAACTATGTCCGCATTCTTGATCTTATCACGGAACAACTCTGGAAGTCCGTAAACGGCCTTCTCAAGGTGCTCCAGGTCCGTGTGCTGATGCCCATACCACTCTTCGTATGTTTTGACATCGTGCATACGATAATCGCCAGAAAGGTCGATCACCTTCACACCAGAATCGGCCAAAGCGGGAAGTTCCTGCATGGCGACACCATGAGGCGTTGCCACAAAAACAAGGTCCAGATCCTTTGTGTCCGAGATCTTCTCTGTGAACTCAAGGTCTAGATACCCTTTGAGGAACGTGTGTACGTCGGAGACCTTCTTGCCGACATTCTGACGGGACGTCAGTGCTGCAAGCTCTACCTCCGGGTGTACACACAAGATGCGTGAAAGTTCACTTCCTGTATAGCCCGTGCCTCCGATAACTCCTACTTTGGTCATATCATCACCATATCATGAGGTGTGAGTTTACCGACAAACCGATTAAAAATCTATTGTTTCATTTCAGACATGAACTTTTCAATACGTTGCAAATGATACACTTATGGCCCATCCTGTACTCAATGAGGTCACAGAGACAAAACAGACACCAGATGTAATGACGTCCAACTGTGTCCACGACAACGCACGATTTGTGTATGTTCTGTGGCCTTAGCGCTTTATAAAGAACCTCCGAAACTCTAGACGAGCATTATCCGACAACACATACAGATACTCACCTTCGCAACACCTGTTTGTCCATAGTAAAACATGTATTCAGGACAATAATATAAACATTGAAAGAATATCAAACACCGATAAACATGGCATGCAAACCAAAATGCACAACAAAAGAAGAGACCAAGGAAAAGGTAGTCCTTGCTTACTCCGGAGGATTGGACACGTCAGTGGCCATCCGCTGGCTTCAGGAAAAGTATAATCTCGACGTGATCGCTGTCGCAATAAATGTCGGACAGCCTCCGAGCAGCGATGATATTGTCGCACGTGCACTCAGAAACGGAGCTGTCAAAGCTGATTTCGTCGATGTTCAGGACGAATTCGTCAATGATTTTGTATGGCCTGCACTCAAGGCAAATGCCGAGTATCAGAACATATACCCCCTCAGTACCGCCATCGCAAGACCGATGATCGTCAAGAAACTTGTCGAGGTAGCAAAGAAAGAAGGGGCAAAATACATAGCGCACGGATGCACGGCCAAAGGTAACGACCAAGTAAGATTCGATGTGGGCATAGTATCCCTGGATCCAGACCTGAAGATCATCGCACCGATGAGAGAATGGGTCATGACACGTGAAGAGGAGATCGACTATGCACAGAAGAATGGCATCGAGATCATTGTCAAGAAGGAGAATCCCTACTCCAGAGACGAGAACCTTTGGGGAGCATCATGCGAATGCGGACTCCTGGAAGACGCATGGGCAGAACCCCCTGCAGGCGTATGGATCCATACTGTCGACCCTGAGAAAGCCCCTGACACACCCAGATACATAGAGATCGAGTTCAAGGAAGGAATCCCCGTCGCTCTCGACGGTAAGAAGATGAAAGGTGTCGACCTCATCAATGAATTGGACAAGATCGCTGGAGAGAACGGTGTCGGACGCATCGATCATGTCGAGGACCGTCTGGTAGGTATCAAGAGCAGAGAAACATACGAGTGCCCCGCAGCGGTCACATTAATCAAAGCGCACCGTGCGATGGAATCACTCACGGTCCCCAGAGATGTCATCGAATACAAAAGAGGACTGGAGCACAAATTCTCCGAAATAGTCTACTACGGCCTATGGTTCGGCGGACTACGCAAACCCATAAACGCATTCATCGATGAAACACAGAAATTCGTTACCGGTACTGTCCGTGTCAAGCTCTACAGAGGTAACTGCACGGTCGTCGGAAGAAAATCAAAATATTCTCTGTACGACACAGGCCTTGCAACATACGCCAAGGGAGATCAGTTCGACCACACTTCCGCTGTTGGGTTCATCTATTGTTGGGGACTTCCTGACCAGACCGCAGCCAGAGCACAGAAGAAGTGATCAATATGGAAAAACAGGCACTTTGGTCTGGAAGATTCGACAAAGAAATGGATGATTCCACTCTTCTTTTCACATCCTCTCTGGATGTGGACTCCGCACTTGCATTCTATGACATAATGGGCTCATTGGCCCATGTCAGGATGCTGAAGAAGTGTAAGATCATCCCGGCCAAGGATGCCGACCTTATCATCGATGGTCTGAAAAAGATCGAAATGATGCTTGAGAACGAAGAACTGGAGATGGACGGGGACCTGGAGGACATCCATACCAACATAGAGGTCAAACTCACGGCCATGATCGGTCAGGCTGGCGGAGAACTTCATACAGGAAGAAGCAGGAACGACCAGGTCGCCACTGACTTCAGGATGTACCTGAGGGATTGCGCACTTGAAGCTGCGGACAAGATCGACGACCTCATCATGAGCCTCATAAGGATGGCGGAAGAGAATGGGGCCACGATCATGCCCGGCTTCACCCATATGCAGCATGCGCAGCCGATAACCCTCGCCCAACATTTCCTCGCCCATGCATTCAGACTCGGGAGGAGTGCTGACAGGTTCATGGATGCTGTCGCAAGGATGGACAAATGTCCGCTGGGCGCAGCAGCATTGGCAGGTACCACATACCCCATCGACAGAAAGATGACCGCCGAGGCCCTTGGATTCAAAGAACCAACAGAGAACTCGATAGACACCGTTGCCTCGAGGGACAACGTGTCCGAACTTGCATTCTGTGCCGCCATGGCGGCTGTCGACATGTCATCGATATGTGAAGAACTTGTAATTTGGTCCTCCCCGGAATTCGGTTTCATCGAGATGGCCGACAAATACACCACAGGATCATCGATAATGCCCCAGAAGAAAAATCCTGATATCGCGGAACTCATCAGAGGCAGAACAGGTTCGACGGTCGGAGGATTGGTGTCCATGCTCGTAATGACCAAAGGACTCCCTCTTTCCTACAACCGCGACCTGCAGGAGGACAAAGGTGCGGTCATGGATGCACTCCAGAGCGTCACCGACTCCGCTGAGATGCTCTCCAAGGTCATACTCACCACGAACTACCACAAAGATAGGATGCTGGAGGTCACTCAGAAGGGTTTCATCAACGCCACCGACCTTGCAGACTATCTCGTGACCAAAGGTGTCCCGTTCCGTGAGGCACATGGCATAGTGGGAGAATCTGTGAGATATTGCATTGAAAATAACAAACGCCTAGAAGATCTGACCATCGAAGAATTCAAGAAATTCTGTCCAAAGATAGACAAGGATGTTTACGAATTCCTCACGGTCGAAGCATGTGTCGAAAGACGCAGGTCCTACGGAGGTACATCCTTGGCATCCACAGATGCTCAGATCTCCCTGGTTATAGGACAACTGATGAAAAGGGACGATGCGATAAGAGAGGACATGCAGTTCATCGAAAAATGCTGGGAAAAACTTCTTGAGTAAATTATTTTCTGGTCCCCTCGTGGGGACCACACTTTATCTTCAAAGGACCAACTCCATATCCAAGACCACTGTGTTGTATCCTGACCAGAATCTGACCTCTTTGAAACCTTTGCGTTTGTAGATGCGTATGCCGCCATCATTCAATTTGTTTACGTGAAGGAAAATGCGCTTAAGTTTCAGATTGCGTGCTATTGAGATCACCTGGTCCAGCACCATGGAACCTATGCCTTGTCCCCTGTGCCCATCCAAGATGTAGTACTTGCTGAACTCCATCTCGTCCCCCTCGACCACATACGAGATGTAACCTATGCGCTCACCGCCATCGATGATGAAAGCGTACTTGTAGCCGTCCGATATCTGCTTCCTTATGATATCAGGCGTTTGATTCTTGTCATAAAATCTCTGAATTCCCTCTACAGAAACGTATGTGTATACCTCGAACAAAACCTCGTGCGCCATTGCGGAAAGATTCTCCGCTTCATCGGACCCTACCCACTCCAATATCTCTGACATATTTTCAAAAAAAGATGGTCCCTCCTGTGAAGAAGGGACCGTTGGATCATAATTTATCGAACGCCTGATCGAAATCCGCAAGGATGTCTGGGATCGATTCACAGCCTATGGATAGTCTTATCGTTGTCTGCTTTATGCCTGCGGCCTCAAGGTCCTCCGGACTTAGCTGCGAATGAGTGGTGCTTGCAGGGTGTATCACCAAGGATTTCATGTCTGCGACATTCGCAAGGAATGAGAACAATTTCAGACTCTCACAGAATTTTTGAGCGTCCTCTTTTGTCCCCTTGATCTCAAACGTGAATATCGAACCAGCACCTTTAGGGAAATATTTCTGATACAAAGCATGGTTGGGATGATTCTTCAGCGAAGGATGGTTTACCTTTGCGACCTTCGGATGTTTGCTTAGATACTCTACGACTGCTAACGAGTTCTGTACATGGCGTTCTACACGCAAAGAAAGGGTCTCCAACCCCTCAAGGAGAACAAATGCCGCTATCGGCGATATGCAGGCTCCTGTATCACGGAGAAGCACGGCTCTGACCCACATGGTGAATGCGCACGGTCCAAAGGTCTTGTAGAACGGAAGGCCGTGATAACTTGGATCGGGATCGACGATCTTGTGGAACTTGCCAGCCGCTTTCCAATCGAATTTCCCACTCTCGATTATGACCCCGCCTAACACCAGTCCGTGTCCGCCAATGAACTTGGTCGCAGACTCGACACATATGTCCGCACCGTGTTCCAACGGCCTGAAAAGATACGGGGTGGCGAATGTGTTGTCCACTATCAGCGGGATATTGTGCTTGTGAACGATCTTCGCCAGTTTGTCGATATCGTACAATGTTGCATTAGGGTTACCGAACGTTTCGATCAGCACTGCCTTTGTATTTTCCTGGATCGCATTCTCGAAATTATCAAGATTGTCTGGATTGACGAATGTCGTCTTTATCCCGAAC contains:
- a CDS encoding argininosuccinate synthase yields the protein MACKPKCTTKEETKEKVVLAYSGGLDTSVAIRWLQEKYNLDVIAVAINVGQPPSSDDIVARALRNGAVKADFVDVQDEFVNDFVWPALKANAEYQNIYPLSTAIARPMIVKKLVEVAKKEGAKYIAHGCTAKGNDQVRFDVGIVSLDPDLKIIAPMREWVMTREEEIDYAQKNGIEIIVKKENPYSRDENLWGASCECGLLEDAWAEPPAGVWIHTVDPEKAPDTPRYIEIEFKEGIPVALDGKKMKGVDLINELDKIAGENGVGRIDHVEDRLVGIKSRETYECPAAVTLIKAHRAMESLTVPRDVIEYKRGLEHKFSEIVYYGLWFGGLRKPINAFIDETQKFVTGTVRVKLYRGNCTVVGRKSKYSLYDTGLATYAKGDQFDHTSAVGFIYCWGLPDQTAARAQKK
- the argH gene encoding argininosuccinate lyase yields the protein MINMEKQALWSGRFDKEMDDSTLLFTSSLDVDSALAFYDIMGSLAHVRMLKKCKIIPAKDADLIIDGLKKIEMMLENEELEMDGDLEDIHTNIEVKLTAMIGQAGGELHTGRSRNDQVATDFRMYLRDCALEAADKIDDLIMSLIRMAEENGATIMPGFTHMQHAQPITLAQHFLAHAFRLGRSADRFMDAVARMDKCPLGAAALAGTTYPIDRKMTAEALGFKEPTENSIDTVASRDNVSELAFCAAMAAVDMSSICEELVIWSSPEFGFIEMADKYTTGSSIMPQKKNPDIAELIRGRTGSTVGGLVSMLVMTKGLPLSYNRDLQEDKGAVMDALQSVTDSAEMLSKVILTTNYHKDRMLEVTQKGFINATDLADYLVTKGVPFREAHGIVGESVRYCIENNKRLEDLTIEEFKKFCPKIDKDVYEFLTVEACVERRRSYGGTSLASTDAQISLVIGQLMKRDDAIREDMQFIEKCWEKLLE
- a CDS encoding GNAT family N-acetyltransferase translates to MSEILEWVGSDEAENLSAMAHEVLFEVYTYVSVEGIQRFYDKNQTPDIIRKQISDGYKYAFIIDGGERIGYISYVVEGDEMEFSKYYILDGHRGQGIGSMVLDQVISIARNLKLKRIFLHVNKLNDGGIRIYKRKGFKEVRFWSGYNTVVLDMELVL
- a CDS encoding O-acetylhomoserine aminocarboxypropyltransferase/cysteine synthase yields the protein MSVISAVHSARGEHMSNESSFNNVPGGPNNTDKLGFETLQLHAGQEQPDPTTGARAVPIYLSTSYVFKDAKQAADRFALKEGGNIYGRLTNDTQLAFEKRIAALEGGSSALAVASGAAALTYTFQALADAGDHIVSSNNIYGGTYNTLANTLPAFGIKTTFVNPDNLDNFENAIQENTKAVLIETFGNPNATLYDIDKLAKIVHKHNIPLIVDNTFATPYLFRPLEHGADICVESATKFIGGHGLVLGGVIIESGKFDWKAAGKFHKIVDPDPSYHGLPFYKTFGPCAFTMWVRAVLLRDTGACISPIAAFVLLEGLETLSLRVERHVQNSLAVVEYLSKHPKVAKVNHPSLKNHPNHALYQKYFPKGAGSIFTFEIKGTKEDAQKFCESLKLFSFLANVADMKSLVIHPASTTHSQLSPEDLEAAGIKQTTIRLSIGCESIPDILADFDQAFDKL
- the argC gene encoding N-acetyl-gamma-glutamyl-phosphate reductase, whose translation is MTKVGVIGGTGYTGSELSRILCVHPEVELAALTSRQNVGKKVSDVHTFLKGYLDLEFTEKISDTKDLDLVFVATPHGVAMQELPALADSGVKVIDLSGDYRMHDVKTYEEWYGHQHTDLEHLEKAVYGLPELFRDKIKNADIVANPGCYATSAILACAPLMKSGFVEQDIIIDAKSGTSGAGMVPSPRLHHPTCGESIIPYSVGTHRHTPEIEMAVDMFSGSHVNVMFVPQLIPIVRGILSSCYFKLNTDLDDAQVGEIFKKQYDGEPFVHYVEEPSIRAVVGSNHAHVASKVIGDKVVVFGVIDNLVKGASGQAVQCMNLMLGLKETSGLNLPGLGV